From a region of the Hyalangium ruber genome:
- a CDS encoding helix-turn-helix domain-containing protein, producing the protein MDYVDFGKYLVQQRELRGMSRDDISRATKIPPSLIVALEEGQVERLPARIFVVNYVRAYAHVIGLAPEEAVLRYEEVDRATPSPSPAALEKERRKRAWVGLTVMLLVTALGVYAFLVVTGKLPRPFAG; encoded by the coding sequence GTGGACTACGTCGATTTCGGCAAGTACCTCGTCCAGCAGCGTGAGCTCCGGGGCATGTCGCGCGACGACATCTCCCGCGCGACGAAGATCCCCCCCAGCCTCATCGTGGCGCTGGAGGAGGGGCAGGTGGAGCGGCTGCCGGCCCGGATCTTCGTGGTGAACTATGTCCGCGCGTACGCGCACGTCATCGGGCTGGCTCCCGAGGAGGCCGTGCTGCGCTACGAGGAGGTGGACCGGGCCACCCCGTCTCCGAGCCCCGCCGCACTCGAGAAGGAGCGGCGCAAGCGCGCGTGGGTGGGCCTGACGGTGATGCTGCTCGTCACCGCGCTGGGGGTGTACGCGTTTCTGGTCGTGACCGGGAAGCTTCCGCGCCCCTTCGCGGGTTGA
- the tgl gene encoding social motility TPR repeat lipoprotein Tgl, protein MLRVSFAWPLALALLLSGCKHIPTEKERQSADIHYNLGIQAQQAGNIQEALSEYQKAVTLDPENADARNALGLVLHESFRRPVEAIEHYEKALELRPNFSEARTNLANVHLAQGRYDEAIKLYEQALNDMLYPTPFIAQGNMGWAYYKKGDTAKALENIRAAVTLNPGFCLGYKNLGLIHDQTGNTEEACRQFTRYREACPDVADAHMHEAVCLAKTGQVDAAREHFTTCETKATQPVLKDECRRLREHL, encoded by the coding sequence ATGCTCCGCGTCTCCTTCGCCTGGCCCCTCGCGCTCGCGCTCCTCCTCTCCGGCTGCAAGCACATCCCCACGGAGAAGGAGCGGCAGAGCGCCGATATCCACTACAACCTGGGCATCCAGGCGCAGCAGGCCGGAAACATCCAGGAGGCCCTGAGCGAGTACCAGAAGGCGGTCACGCTGGACCCCGAGAACGCCGATGCGCGCAACGCGCTGGGGCTCGTGCTGCACGAGTCCTTCCGGCGGCCGGTGGAGGCCATCGAGCACTACGAGAAGGCGCTCGAGCTGCGGCCGAACTTCTCCGAGGCTCGGACGAACCTGGCCAACGTCCACCTGGCCCAGGGGCGGTATGACGAGGCCATCAAGCTCTACGAGCAGGCGCTCAACGACATGCTCTACCCCACGCCGTTCATCGCGCAGGGCAACATGGGGTGGGCCTACTACAAGAAGGGCGACACGGCGAAGGCGCTGGAGAACATCCGCGCCGCGGTGACGCTCAATCCCGGCTTCTGCCTCGGGTACAAGAACCTGGGCCTCATCCACGACCAGACGGGCAACACCGAGGAGGCGTGCCGCCAGTTCACCCGCTACCGCGAGGCGTGCCCGGACGTGGCGGATGCCCACATGCACGAGGCCGTGTGCCTGGCCAAGACGGGCCAGGTGGACGCCGCGCGCGAGCACTTCACCACGTGCGAGACCAAGGCGACCCAGCCCGTACTGAAGGACGAGTGCCGCCGCCTGCGCGAGCACCTGTAG
- a CDS encoding phasin family protein, with the protein MDKPEAPREKHPVAETFERVWSQALGAVTTAEEEVQRTLQRVASAAGWSQEEVKRQAREFTERLVGHRKELERGVEEAVRGAVARLKVPKREELQDFEARLGRLAERIEALGQKK; encoded by the coding sequence ATGGACAAGCCAGAGGCCCCCCGAGAGAAGCACCCCGTCGCTGAAACTTTCGAGCGGGTATGGAGTCAGGCCCTGGGGGCCGTGACCACCGCGGAGGAAGAGGTACAGCGCACCCTCCAGCGCGTGGCCTCCGCCGCCGGTTGGAGCCAGGAAGAAGTGAAGCGCCAGGCGCGGGAGTTCACCGAGCGGCTGGTGGGGCACCGTAAGGAACTGGAGCGCGGCGTGGAGGAGGCGGTTCGCGGCGCCGTGGCCCGGCTGAAGGTCCCCAAGCGGGAGGAACTCCAGGACTTCGAGGCGCGCTTGGGGCGGTTGGCCGAGCGCATCGAAGCGCTGGGGCAGAAGAAGTGA
- a CDS encoding lytic transglycosylase domain-containing protein produces the protein MALVLSARIVPVVSAPAPTPVVPQVALAEPTSHDAALIDAVLAKRAPDLGLTLRRQLGQAIAEEARSTGYDPLLILAIIDVESDFAEEAVSVKGARGLMQIKPSTLHFLAEKQGLRLSREEVAADPALCVRLGIRYLRTLQERFGGDLEFALMAYNAGPTRIRKAIKEGELEAFRRYPRLVRRDFRRFREGEGLGGDWALAQREGNGEPSQP, from the coding sequence ATGGCGCTCGTGTTGTCGGCACGCATCGTCCCCGTGGTGAGCGCACCGGCGCCCACCCCCGTAGTGCCGCAGGTCGCCCTCGCGGAGCCTACCTCGCACGACGCGGCCCTCATCGACGCGGTGCTCGCCAAGCGGGCGCCCGATCTCGGTCTCACCCTGCGTCGCCAGCTCGGCCAGGCCATCGCCGAGGAGGCCCGCAGCACCGGGTATGACCCGCTGCTGATCCTGGCCATCATCGATGTGGAGTCGGACTTCGCGGAGGAGGCGGTCTCCGTGAAGGGCGCCCGGGGGCTGATGCAGATCAAGCCCAGTACGCTCCACTTCCTGGCCGAGAAGCAGGGCCTGCGCCTGTCCCGGGAGGAGGTGGCGGCGGATCCCGCCCTCTGCGTCCGGCTGGGCATCCGGTACCTGCGCACGCTCCAGGAGCGTTTTGGAGGCGACCTGGAGTTCGCCCTCATGGCCTACAACGCCGGCCCCACCCGCATCCGCAAGGCCATCAAGGAGGGCGAGTTGGAGGCCTTCCGGCGCTACCCGAGGCTCGTCCGGAGGGACTTCCGGCGGTTCCGCGAAGGGGAGGGGCTGGGCGGAGACTGGGCCCTCGCCCAAAGGGAAGGCAACGGAGAGCCCTCCCAGCCCTGA
- a CDS encoding social motility and stimulation tgl protein has translation MFNIDERYRGLPASREQVIALHTSLNSPHLFIPGKPAGPAQAFILGLRGSTGFATFIYLYLSEAADCAVYVSGKRNTSFEEYLAEEGEALAFVESMGFMMDNSNWRALAQPTQEELLKTLPVFFRDPRQVPAVQKRVEEKRNAATTLGRFLAAF, from the coding sequence TTGTTCAATATCGATGAAAGATATCGCGGGTTGCCCGCGAGCCGCGAACAGGTCATCGCGCTCCACACGTCGCTGAACTCGCCGCACCTGTTCATCCCCGGCAAGCCGGCCGGGCCCGCGCAGGCCTTCATCCTCGGGCTTCGGGGCTCGACGGGCTTCGCGACCTTCATCTACCTGTACCTGTCCGAGGCCGCCGACTGTGCGGTGTACGTGTCCGGCAAGCGCAACACGAGCTTCGAGGAGTATCTGGCGGAGGAGGGCGAGGCGCTCGCCTTCGTCGAGTCCATGGGCTTCATGATGGACAACTCGAACTGGCGCGCGCTGGCGCAGCCCACGCAGGAAGAGCTGCTGAAGACCCTGCCCGTCTTCTTCCGTGACCCCCGGCAGGTGCCCGCCGTGCAGAAGCGCGTCGAGGAGAAGCGCAACGCGGCCACCACCCTGGGCCGCTTCCTCGCCGCCTTCTGA
- the rpoC gene encoding DNA-directed RNA polymerase subunit beta' produces MKDIFNFFEKPKDPLSFNAIRIALASPDKIRQWSHGEVKKPETINYRTFKPERDGLFCARIFGPVKDYECNCGKYKRMKHRGVVCEKCGVEVIQSKVRRERLGHITLATPVAHIWFLKSLPSRIGNLLDITLKELEKVLYCESYIVLDPKATPLMKGELISEEKMHRLFQEHGEDSFTAGMGGEAVRELLKSIEVEKLSEDLRRDMRETNSEAKRKKYAKRLKVAEAFRSSGNKPEWMMLDVIPVIPPDLRPLVPLDGGRFATSDLNDLYRRVINRNNRLKRLQELNAPDIIIRNEKRMLQEAVDALFDNGRRGKTITGPNKRPLKSLSDMLKGKQGRFRQNLLGKRVDYSGRSVIVVGPELKLHQCGLPKIMALELFKPFIYNKLEEKGYVTTIKSAKKMVEKERPEVWDILEDVIREHPVLLNRAPTLHRLGMQAFEPVLIEGKAIQLHPLVCAAFNADFDGDQMAVHVPLSIEAQMEARVLMMSTNNILSPAHGKPIIVPTQDMVLGIYYMTRAREFAHGEGRVFASPEEVRAAYDHHEVHLQAKVVCRIDGKRKETTVGRVLLWDIVPRKVGFDAINKVLDKKSLGSLIDLCYRLTGEKETVLLADRIRSLGYTNATRAGISIALKDMVIPAKKQEFLDFARKEVAEIENQYLEGLITDGERYNKVIDIWAEITEKVAGEMMQQISQEEASGEGKDGKRETRKQPSFNPIYIMADSGARGSAQQIRQLAGMRGLMAKPSGEIIETPITANFREGLSVLQYFISTHGARKGLADTALKTANSGYLTRRLVDVAQDAIINEYDCGTMDGLFIGALVEGGEIIEPLGERILGRVALDDILDPVTGEVLVRANEEIDEDRVRRIENSGLDKVKIRSVLTCQAKRGICVECYGRDLARGRKVSIGEAVGVIAAQSIGEPGTQLTMRTFHIGGAATRRAEQSSLENRYAGTVKFSGLITVQKTDGTLVAMNRNGELVVVDDSGRERERYQVIYGARILVKEGQRIEAATLLAEWDPFAIPLLTEVGGVVRYEDIIEGVTMSEALDEVTGLSRKTVIESKDPEARPRITIRDAQGNVKDLPSSRNPASYFLPQGSIITVNDGDEIHPGEVIAKVPRETTKTKDITGGLPRVAELFEARKPKDAAAIAEIDGVVSFGKDTKGKRKLIITPEVNNEARTDLAKEYLISKGKNISVHSGDRVKAGEALMDGAANPHDILKVLGEKELARYLVDEVQEVYRLQGVKINDKHIETIVRQMLRRVRVTEVGDTNFLVDEQVEKWVFEEENEKVMAEGKRPAVGEPLLLGITKASLSTESFISASSFQETTKVLTEAAINGKVDYLRGLKENVIMGRLIPAGTGLPNYRHLDIEVESPTDEVNEMEAALAATHGDSAPMQSSPRSGGSQTTDAA; encoded by the coding sequence GTGAAGGACATTTTCAACTTCTTCGAGAAGCCCAAGGACCCGCTGTCGTTCAACGCCATCCGCATCGCGTTGGCGTCGCCGGACAAGATCCGTCAGTGGTCCCACGGTGAGGTGAAGAAGCCGGAGACCATCAACTACCGCACCTTCAAGCCGGAGCGGGACGGCCTGTTCTGCGCCCGCATCTTCGGGCCGGTGAAGGACTACGAGTGCAACTGCGGCAAGTACAAGCGCATGAAGCACCGTGGCGTGGTGTGCGAGAAGTGCGGCGTGGAGGTGATTCAGTCCAAGGTGCGCCGTGAGCGCCTGGGCCACATCACCCTGGCCACGCCCGTGGCCCACATCTGGTTCCTCAAGTCGCTGCCGAGCCGAATCGGTAACCTGCTCGACATCACCCTGAAGGAGCTGGAGAAGGTCCTCTACTGCGAGAGCTACATCGTCCTCGATCCGAAGGCGACGCCGCTGATGAAGGGCGAGCTCATCTCGGAGGAGAAGATGCACCGGCTCTTCCAGGAGCACGGTGAGGACTCGTTCACCGCCGGCATGGGCGGCGAGGCCGTCCGCGAGCTGCTCAAGTCCATCGAGGTGGAGAAGCTCTCGGAGGACCTGCGCCGTGACATGCGCGAGACCAACAGCGAGGCCAAGCGGAAGAAGTACGCCAAGCGCCTGAAGGTCGCCGAGGCCTTCCGCTCCTCGGGCAACAAGCCCGAGTGGATGATGCTGGACGTCATCCCCGTCATCCCGCCCGACCTGCGCCCGCTGGTTCCGCTGGATGGTGGTCGCTTCGCCACGTCCGACCTGAACGACCTGTACCGCCGCGTCATCAACCGCAACAACCGTCTCAAGCGGCTGCAGGAGCTCAACGCTCCGGACATCATCATCCGCAACGAGAAGCGCATGCTCCAGGAGGCTGTCGACGCGCTGTTCGACAACGGCCGCCGCGGCAAGACCATCACCGGCCCCAACAAGCGGCCGCTGAAGTCGCTGTCCGACATGCTCAAGGGCAAGCAGGGCCGGTTCCGCCAGAACCTGCTCGGCAAGCGCGTGGACTACTCGGGTCGTTCCGTGATCGTCGTGGGCCCGGAGCTCAAGCTCCACCAGTGCGGCCTGCCGAAGATCATGGCGCTCGAGCTCTTCAAGCCGTTCATCTACAACAAGCTCGAAGAGAAGGGCTACGTCACCACCATCAAGAGCGCCAAGAAGATGGTGGAGAAGGAGCGTCCCGAGGTGTGGGACATCCTCGAGGACGTGATCCGCGAGCACCCGGTGCTCCTCAACCGCGCCCCCACGCTGCACCGCCTCGGCATGCAGGCCTTCGAGCCCGTCCTCATCGAGGGCAAGGCCATCCAGCTGCACCCGCTGGTGTGCGCCGCCTTCAACGCGGACTTCGACGGCGACCAGATGGCCGTTCACGTGCCCCTGTCCATCGAGGCTCAGATGGAGGCGCGCGTGCTGATGATGTCCACCAACAACATCCTCAGCCCCGCGCACGGCAAGCCCATCATCGTCCCCACGCAGGACATGGTGCTCGGCATCTACTACATGACGCGCGCCCGAGAGTTCGCCCACGGCGAAGGCCGCGTGTTCGCCTCTCCCGAGGAGGTGCGCGCCGCGTACGACCACCACGAGGTGCATCTGCAGGCGAAGGTCGTCTGCCGCATCGACGGCAAGCGCAAGGAGACCACGGTGGGCCGCGTCCTGCTGTGGGACATCGTCCCGCGCAAGGTCGGCTTCGACGCCATCAACAAGGTGCTCGACAAGAAGTCGCTCGGCTCGCTGATCGATCTCTGCTACCGCCTCACCGGCGAGAAGGAGACGGTGCTGCTGGCCGACCGCATCCGCAGCCTCGGCTACACCAACGCGACCCGCGCCGGCATCTCCATCGCGCTCAAGGACATGGTCATTCCTGCCAAGAAGCAGGAGTTCCTGGACTTCGCGCGCAAGGAGGTCGCCGAGATCGAGAACCAGTACCTCGAGGGCCTCATCACCGACGGTGAGCGCTACAACAAGGTCATCGATATCTGGGCGGAGATCACCGAGAAGGTCGCCGGCGAGATGATGCAGCAGATCTCGCAGGAAGAGGCCTCGGGTGAGGGCAAGGACGGCAAGCGCGAGACGCGCAAGCAGCCCTCCTTCAACCCCATCTACATCATGGCCGACTCCGGCGCCCGCGGCTCCGCCCAGCAGATTCGTCAGCTGGCCGGTATGCGTGGCCTCATGGCCAAGCCCTCGGGTGAAATCATCGAGACGCCCATCACGGCCAACTTCCGTGAAGGCCTCTCGGTGCTCCAGTACTTCATCTCGACGCACGGCGCTCGTAAGGGTCTGGCGGACACGGCGCTCAAGACGGCCAACTCCGGTTACCTCACCCGCCGTCTCGTGGACGTGGCGCAGGACGCCATCATCAACGAGTACGACTGCGGCACCATGGACGGTCTCTTCATCGGCGCCCTGGTGGAGGGCGGCGAGATCATCGAGCCGCTCGGTGAGCGCATCCTCGGCCGCGTGGCCCTGGACGACATCCTCGATCCCGTCACGGGCGAGGTGCTGGTGCGCGCCAACGAGGAGATCGACGAGGACCGCGTCCGCCGCATCGAGAACAGCGGTCTGGACAAGGTGAAGATCCGCTCGGTGCTCACCTGCCAGGCCAAGCGCGGCATCTGCGTGGAGTGCTACGGCCGTGATCTGGCCCGTGGCCGCAAGGTGTCCATCGGCGAGGCCGTGGGCGTCATCGCGGCGCAGTCCATCGGCGAGCCGGGTACTCAGCTCACGATGCGCACCTTCCACATCGGTGGTGCGGCGACGCGGCGCGCGGAGCAGTCCAGCCTCGAGAACCGGTATGCCGGTACGGTGAAGTTCTCCGGCCTCATCACGGTGCAGAAGACGGATGGCACCCTGGTGGCGATGAACCGCAACGGTGAGCTCGTTGTCGTCGACGACAGCGGCCGCGAGCGCGAGCGCTACCAGGTCATCTACGGCGCCCGCATCCTCGTCAAGGAGGGCCAGCGCATCGAGGCGGCCACCCTCCTGGCCGAGTGGGATCCGTTCGCCATCCCGCTGCTCACCGAGGTGGGCGGTGTCGTGCGCTACGAGGACATCATCGAAGGCGTCACGATGAGCGAGGCCCTCGACGAGGTGACCGGCCTCAGCCGTAAGACGGTCATCGAGTCGAAGGATCCCGAGGCCCGTCCGCGCATCACCATCCGTGATGCGCAGGGCAACGTGAAGGATCTGCCCAGCTCCAGGAACCCGGCGAGCTACTTCCTGCCCCAGGGCTCGATCATCACCGTCAACGATGGTGACGAGATCCACCCGGGCGAGGTCATCGCCAAGGTGCCCCGCGAGACCACGAAGACCAAGGACATCACGGGCGGTCTGCCCCGCGTGGCCGAGCTCTTCGAGGCCCGCAAGCCGAAGGACGCGGCGGCCATCGCCGAGATCGACGGCGTGGTGTCGTTCGGCAAGGACACCAAGGGCAAGCGCAAGCTCATCATCACCCCCGAGGTGAACAATGAGGCGCGCACCGACCTGGCCAAGGAGTACCTGATCTCCAAGGGCAAGAACATCAGCGTCCACTCGGGTGACCGCGTGAAGGCCGGTGAGGCGCTCATGGACGGCGCCGCCAACCCGCACGACATCCTCAAGGTGCTCGGCGAGAAGGAGCTCGCTCGCTACCTGGTGGACGAGGTGCAGGAGGTCTACCGACTCCAGGGCGTGAAGATCAACGACAAGCACATCGAGACGATCGTCCGGCAGATGCTGCGCCGGGTGCGCGTCACCGAGGTGGGCGACACCAACTTCCTGGTCGACGAGCAGGTCGAGAAGTGGGTGTTCGAGGAGGAGAACGAGAAGGTCATGGCCGAGGGCAAGCGCCCGGCCGTGGGCGAGCCGCTGCTGCTCGGCATCACCAAGGCCTCGCTCTCCACCGAGTCGTTCATCTCGGCGTCCTCCTTCCAGGAGACCACCAAGGTGCTCACCGAGGCCGCCATCAACGGCAAGGTGGACTACCTGCGCGGCCTCAAGGAGAACGTCATCATGGGCCGCCTCATCCCCGCCGGTACGGGTCTGCCCAACTACCGCCACCTCGACATCGAGGTGGAGAGCCCCACCGACGAGGTCAACGAGATGGAGGCCGCCCTGGCCGCCACCCACGGCGACTCGGCGCCCATGCAGTCCTCGCCGCGCTCCGGTGGCAGCCAGACCACGGACGCCGCCTAA